The window AGTCAAAATAAAATCGTAATCAAGTTTTGAGGCGCTATCGACAGGTTTCCCTCTTTCGTAATATAAAACTTTAGTAAGTTAAAATAAATGGTGCAAAAGAGTGATAGGCAGAAACACAAAAATGCAGTACTAATCATAGCAGTAGGTATATTCGTGTTAACGTGGTTTAGAAGAGTCATTCCATTGTGTTCTAAAGAAACTTAACAAACCGACAAAAAACAAGTTAGCAGTTGtgtttttctattttatttagcGGAATAGAACAATTAGGAATCACTCGTTTGAAGCccaaatacttaattaaaaaatattatatggaaaactaaactaaaaaaacttaatgtttaaataattatttgtaaTAGCTACCTTAACATCTTTAGTGATGTACTGGTCAAGTTTATCATAAATGACGGCGTGAAGACCTAGATCTTTGAGTTTCCTGATGGTGGTTTTGTCGTTATTGTCGTCGCCCCAACAGAATATCACCAGTCCGGCGTCCGTCGCCAACTTCACCtgaaatttaaaattgtatCTTGTAAAAATTTGGAATTTGTACATTTATTTTACCTAAATATACTTGTATGGAGGCAGGATATTACAAAAAATAGAGGTGCAATTGTTTAACGTATTAAAAATTATAGTTcgtcttttttagcattaggaaaAGACTAACCTACGCGATTGACGTGTTTAAATCAGTTTAAATTGAAaaccgctttttaaaaatcagtaagcGTATTACTTATAacagcaaaagaatgtaaatgatcgtaaatcgtaattatacatatatgactCATAAttcttacatatttgccgtgacttatttttcaaaagtgtttttcaataagaagacacatcaagattgtttccCTTTTTATAATACATAAGTATGTACTAAAAATCGAACTATATATATAGGCAAACAAAAAATGGACCTAAACTCAACTGGAATTCATCACTATTAGGTAAGTAGGTTCGTATATCCAAGTCGAGAAATGTACATAAGTATAGATACTCGTAGGTACTGCAGGTGTCAATGAACTTATGACATTGATGAAGTGAATACCTATACTTCGCCCCCGGTCTTCAGTGTTGGTTGTTATGATCTTATAACGCCCGGTCGTTGAACCATTGCGTTACAAATATATAACACTAGTGTGTTAGTCACTGTAGATTTAAGCCTACAGAGAAAAACACTTGAAACTCTACTGTTCTCTACCTACCTAAACCCGAATCCTGTGTGCAGGAAAATATCGTGTTGTTAATGATAGGATTGATAGCAGCATGGCAACACTAGAGATTTACAAAAGAGTGGCAAATCAGTATTAAAACAAAAGTATATAATATcatgaatattaattatattatgtatgtctttcccatcacggaacaatggtgttccggacctttgggaggcgtgcgcggagccgaagccaacacgcagaggccctttggacactttaatgaaatgtgaGGTGAaaacttagagaatataaccaaacggagtggtcattaacaggcgttcccctctgtcgaaaataggtggccaatggtcaaccacatgtatggactgacgtttatctgacatgacgttgATTCGATTTGATGTGCTCCTCCctcgcaaaaaacggcagactattttgtaccgaaaataaacatggcgtctccgttggttatatcctctaagggtgaaatgtatattataatgtattatttactagCTACGCTAACTAATGAGAATGAGAATCCCTTCGGATTCAGAATCACAGATGAAtcaatgtaatttttttgcGTATTCtcttaaataactttaaatCTGCTTCATCTTAAAAGCTTATATTATGACAATTAAATAGATCTtattcatttgatatgtaacacgctATAGCTAATAAACAAAGGTCCCTAactacatcggtggaccttattacaaaaggcataagatcCACTGGTGTACAGTTAACAGCGATGGTACTACTCTAAAGTGGGCCCCCTTGACAAGGGGCCCTTGTAAGTCGCGTGAGGATTACATCAGGGCGCGCGTTGATGCAAAGTTCCGGCTATTTTCTAATCTATTCCTAATGTtatttaacctcctaaggcccaaggtcctacctatagtacttattcagttcgatgaaatttagtagtagtagtagtagtaaacactttattgcacaaaacaagtacataacacagagagaatacaataaatgtgtacaaaggcgaacttatcccgttaagggatctcttccagctaacctttaagtaactgagagatacatatgaaatgGTAGTCAAACTAAGATAAAATGTACATGACGGCGAGACTTAAAAGAAGTAGCTAACCCTAGGAACATAACTTAATACAATGTGATGCATTAGGTGCAAaggcatatacatatatagatatACGAAACAATTACATGTCCATAACAATATTACTAATtacttctaaataaataaatatatacatacatatatataaatacatacaaatatataaatacatataaccgCACAATCCTACCTACGTCTCCTTCAGTTGACATTTTGTGTTATTGCCATAACCTCATTAATTTTGCCTTCAGCGACGCTACAGACTGACACTGCCTTAACGGGGATGGCAACGCGTTCCATAGCTTCACAGAGTGTATCGTGAATGACTTATTGTAAGACCGGTGTTTGTGGGGAGGAATGGCGAGCGATAGATCCGCACTAGATCGCAGCCGGTGGTCACTACCATCCGCCAAAAACCTAAACCGTTCTGCAAGGTAAGTTGGAGAAGAGGGGCAGAACAGCACCTTATAAAGTAGAGATAAGATGTGCAAGTCTCTACGGCGGCGGATAGGTAACCACTCAAGCTGAGAACGGAACGATGAAACATGGTCAAATTTTCGCAGGCCAAATATAAATCTTATGCAGACGTTCTGCAGGCAggttaaatttaaatcatattcaattgaaACAGAGTCGCAGTTTGAttatttcgttcaattttcaaacagaaccaaaatcaactctattccctgcaataaagattcaaatttcagtggcaatttcagaatttttaatttgtatggctgggccttaggaggttaacaGCCGATTTGCTCTAACAGCGGATCCTTGACCCGGTTTGGAACCAGAATTACCGCGTCGTCGTAGTAGCTCAAGATTAACGTGACAACGACACTGAAATTGTATAATTACTTTAGAACTAAAACCggactaaataataaataaaaacaaaaaaaataaaaaaagtaaaacctAATTAATGTGACtattgtattatattgtattgtgttagtgtatataaaagtaaaacctAATTAATATGACTATTGTGTggtctgcaatagactgaaaggcctatgatgatgatgatgatgtgtggttgtagtgtaggtaggttcttatttatttatgcacGTATACTTGGGTAGGTACTAGGAACTATTTGAATAATAATAACACATAGTTTTGTTGTTACTATTGTCACATTAACATTAATTAGCATTGaaattcatcatcattttagccccaaattaattaagtaagtagataccattaaatttttttggtatcacataTATAGGTATGAGTCAATGACCTAGCGTGAGTAGATCAGCATTCGATCTTTGAAAATGTATCCTTGATTtgaaaaataggtttttaaaataaactaaatattaCAAAAGTTCTTCGACTTCTCTAAAACGTTCGGCGGCGGTAATACGGCTAAAGCCGTGCCATACGTGCCAATTGAATCTAAACCTTAAGGTTAATACCTATCATACAATATTCATTGTCTATTATTTTTGGTAGCATACCTACTGAACAAAATACGAAAACgtgatattatgtgaacaacgtCGCAAAGTACAGATAAATCGTACAAAAGCATGACGCAGTCGTATTTGCGTCGTTTCTCACGTGAACTGTTATCCGAAGCTAAAGATTATTTATAGTCACGTGCCGACCGTGAAGGGGACACTGTCGTGTTTGTTTCTAGTAGTAGCGAGGGTCAGCCAAAAGacaactaataaataaataggtacaacggagatttttacatattgcaataaaaattttggggacaatcttacaaaGATCGACCGACCTAGCCCCAGACTAAGTAAAGCTTATACtttgggtactagacgacgatatagaTTAATATATACTTAGATACGTAGACAACACCCATCACTCAGGAACTAATATTCGTggtaaacacaaataaatgtcccTACCAGTATTCGAACACGGGACCTCTTGCTTCATAGATAGGGTCACTACAGCCTAGAGAATtatctaaataaattatttaaaataaataaatacctgggTAGGATCTCTGAGCAGGTCTTCCGTGTGCACAACTATGCCCAAAATGTCAGAACTGATGGCATTTTGTACCGCAGCCGGAATTGATAGGCACCTGGGGTCTCGGTATGGCTTGTATCTACTTGTTACACCCTGAAAATATTATCATAATACAAGTTGTTAAGACGTATATACTGAATGCCTTGTAAAACTCTGAATTaatgtgtacagtcgccatcagatatattgaagtggccaaggtgctcaaaaacatctactgaataaaatatacatacaatatatgcttatttattacaaaataaataaaactcccCACCATGGCAAAAGGAAGGCGGGAAAACCCATAACAAGATGGTCCAGGGACATCATAGCCACAGCCGGAGAAAATTGGCTGATCACGGCAAAAGACAGAAAAAGGTGGAAAgatttggaggaggcctatacccgaaaggggtccttaatatagtaaaataaacaaaaattcataatcaaatactatttaaggaaaaataaaggcttaaataaataataaaataaataaataaataaaactctacTTACGATAGTTAAAAACATGACAGGATATTTGTTTTGCTTGTTTCTGACCATTGTGCAGATATCAGGATTGAAACAGGAAAACACGATATTTCTTGATCCTGCATTCTTCAGAACAATTTCAAGTACCTAGAAggaatataaaacaaaattgtgTCACTATAATATTATTGTAACCATAAATAGCTCATTAAAACGAATATGattttattacataaaaataatcattaataTTTCAGTATAAACAAGGTCATTGCTGGATAAATGTTTCTATCATATACCAATATGACCACTACCACATAACTGCAATGTTTTTCTCACCTTATCAACATAAATGTTCATATCAAATGGGTTGTTAAGCTCAAATGTGCCATCCTCTAATTCCATGGTCCATTTAAGCTCAACATTGAATCCAACATGGCTATCTATAGTGTTTAAAGCCAATTCTAATGTTGGAAACGGCTGGTGTTCTTCTAAATCTTCATCAAAAAACAGGGTTTCATGGCTTCGTCCCTCAACTAAGTGGTATACCTATAAAAATGAGAATTACCTCATTAAAAACTGTCTTTTTAGAGAGTTGCTTTTTATcttttaacccgtggagcgccctactgtcacacgtgtgctggtaactagtataggagttccatactacaGCAATTCTGGGGCGTGCCACGGGTTAATAAAGTGGAAACTAGCTTTAGTATTATAAGTTTATAagtcaaaattaatattttttctaaaagtTACTGAATTATACCTTAAGTTTCTGAAGTTGTTCCAAAGTCAAGTCCTTCACAGGCAATTCTAGCATTTCTGTGAAGTCAATTTCCCTCTTTCTTTTCATagaaatacatacataaaaatcatgATATATAACTGGTATCATATCTTTACTTAGCTGAACATCAAACTCAAGCATGTCTGCACCACTTGCAGCTGCCTGTTTTAGAGAAGCTATGGTATTTTCACGAATAGAATTTCCTCTGAAAATTGTCAGATTACATTTTAAAGAGATATTTGTAATTGAgcatcaaagatatgtttaaatATATAGGATCTGGTAAATGACACGGCTAACAGGTAATTGTGAGGAGCCCATTTTCATAAACTTGTCTATTTATAAACATTTCAATGAGTTGAATGCACAGCTAGTGGCAATACTGACAAAACATTCGAAATGCCCCTTTTTAAATACTGGATCAGTGACAGCATAGGaagataaaacaaaatattaatgtaattttatacatCATACAATTCATTCAAGAAGCAGAAATTAATTAAGTTATACTTTGATGCCCAATTATATTAAACACACTCTTCCAACAATATATTATGGAGGTCTAAtaaatttttttgtttaataaaaaaaaacatttaatctTTTAACCACCATAGACTATAATATTAGACATACAATATCTAGCTCATTTTGGTgtagtctgataaataagacaaaacttCAAATAACTTTGTTCTAGGAAAAATTCtaagcggttaaaaggttaatatataattatatcatCTGATCAAGTAGGcttattacaaaatattaaacagAACTTACTCCTTCTTTTTGAAGCTGGCTCCTAGCCCCCGATGCCCTACCTCCAACCCGGTCCATGCAGGATTCCAATGCTTTGCATATGAAACCTCGAAGGAGTTAAGTTCAGGTTCTGACATGGGATTTATAACCAAATACTGAATGTTCACCGTCCCAAGAGGTCTATGCTTGATACTGCATGTGACTGGCAATTCTAAAGTTCCTTCCGAGGGTTTGAACATGTTGGGCAGTACATATGTGTAACCAACATGACATGGCGGTTCCTGAGTGGAAGCTCTTGTACTATAGCAATAGAAATCTACTAGATAAGCCACACTGTCTGGCTTCTGGACCATTACATTAACAATAAGAATATCATTAGGTC is drawn from Cydia fagiglandana chromosome 4, ilCydFagi1.1, whole genome shotgun sequence and contains these coding sequences:
- the LOC134663642 gene encoding glycerophosphocholine phosphodiesterase GPCPD1-like is translated as MQSWFFAQDRKKPKTRIPPKPLAKPPPSPPKMYSEEWKFNVSVPYANVNARDIVVITGNIPQLGGWDYLKAVPLEKEPGRDMWSKTITIPNTCEIYYRYAVCTFDDHNKEAVIVRSWETNVRPRVIKENMREPSLDVYGHYDGKTRICRGWLTSQTLLQIKFVKNPLKLKTRLAGRLMNIKVTPVNLSFGTEGQIEDSLSTDTAEVPTGVSVEVATLDNDASLCQLHPQEQFGKEYRPNDILIVNVMVQKPDSVAYLVDFYCYSTRASTQEPPCHVGYTYVLPNMFKPSEGTLELPVTCSIKHRPLGTVNIQYLVINPMSEPELNSFEVSYAKHWNPAWTGLEVGHRGLGASFKKKEGNSIRENTIASLKQAAASGADMLEFDVQLSKDMIPVIYHDFYVCISMKRKREIDFTEMLELPVKDLTLEQLQKLKVYHLVEGRSHETLFFDEDLEEHQPFPTLELALNTIDSHVGFNVELKWTMELEDGTFELNNPFDMNIYVDKVLEIVLKNAGSRNIVFSCFNPDICTMVRNKQNKYPVMFLTIGVTSRYKPYRDPRCLSIPAAVQNAISSDILGIVVHTEDLLRDPTQVKLATDAGLVIFCWGDDNNDKTTIRKLKDLGLHAVIYDKLDQYITKDVKESIFLMEARESQRDVIRLAALESPAPAPSAASASSASAEASRDAPRPYLDLAAQFAAAPSTVTSLESLASTDDEDRNLKRNRDIIACIDKESQVKEQRHNFQGLFPAGDNNSASIKKSRKSDAE